ACTAAATTGTCTAGTGTGTTTAGTTGGTTTGTTTGGATGTAGCAGTTATGCATAACAGACAACTATACCAATTGCTCGTAAGCAATCTGAAATCCACAAAACATAGCTACTTCCCGACAATCTTCAATAAACTTAACGTAGGAAGCTATTAACCAACCACAACAAAATAAACGTCAACACCGTAGAAAACTGATTTGGGCTGAGGCTGGCAAATTGTATTTGTGGTAAGAGCCAGTTAGCAAATATTCCGCCGATAATTAAGCCCGTTATCAGTCCAGCTAGTGTCAACAAAATTGCTCGACCAAATCTACCTTCTTTGCGATTGAGAAAGTAAATACTAATTCCTACCCCAACCACTAACACTAACTGTAAAACTTGATCGCCAGCAGCTTGGTAAAAGACGCTAATAGCACTCAAACCCAAGTACCAGGCTCCTGGTAGCAGTACATCTGTGGGCGTTGGCTGATCCAGAATTCTTTGCAGCCATGCGGGTGACTGCTCACGAGGAACTGGACTTTCTTTGGGAGGTGATTGCACTCGAGCTTCTGGAAACCGAATACGCTCTGGCACTTTTATTTTACCTTCTTGGCGCATCCGTAAGCGATCCATTAAAATCGCATCGTAAGCTGCTTCAATAACCTCTATGTTCTTGCCATCGCCACTATACTGCTCCAATAGGCGATTGCGAGCATCCTGTATCTCATCGAAGCTAGCGTCTTCTGATACCCCAAGTTTGTCGTAGGGATTTTGATCGCTCATGGGAGTTTATACTTCAGCCTTAGTCACGGGCAGTTTTTTACTTAGGGAAAAACAAATTTAGGTTTTACCCAGCCAGATCGAAACTAGACGCATCGATCTATATTTATGCTCTACCAGGATAGTAGCATGGGTTAGATTAACCTGGAAATTTTAACTACAGCCACTTTAACATATTGCTATAACTCCGTGTATCCCCTCATGTCGTTCACCAGTGAGGGCTTTACTCTAGAATTTGGACTAGGCATATCTAAAACGTCTTTTTCATGAAAAAATCAAGCTTTTTGTTTCAAATTTGGCATTTTACCGTACCTTGACGAATTTTTATGAATTATCTGCAAAGTAGCTGGTGGTGTCGATTCACATATAGATTTAAAATTGAAAAGTTTTAAATCTCCAAATTGGGATAGGAGAGTCTCCTAGGTTACCGAACTACTATGGCTAATTTCAGAATATACCGCAACTAGATATCAAGTTAGAAATTACAAGAACTTTATTCAAGTAACGCATAACTAACGAAATCTTTGTGCTTTCATTGTCCAGTATCCTGATTACATTATTATCTGGATAATCTGGAAATACATTCCTAGCCCTTGTAGATTCTGAAATAAACCCCCAAAATGGAAACTGCGTTTTTACGCAATCGTCCTGTTAATATAAACGAATTTTTGTGCAAAGTGATGGTCATGGCCCCTGCCAAGATTCTTGTAGTTGATGACGACCCAGCGGTTCGGAATTTAATCCAACGCTTTTTGATTAAGCAGAGCTATCAGGTAGAGGCTGCTGAGGATGGTAAAACAGCCTTAGCGCAATTTGAGCAATTTAACCCAGATTTGGTGATTCTAGATGTGAATTTACCTGATGTCATTGGGTTTAACCTCTGCCAAGAGATGCAAAGTCGTAATGGTGTGTTTGTTCTCATGCTCACTAGTCGTGCGGATGAGGCTGACAAGATTCGCGGCTTTTCTAAAGGTGCTGATGACTATCTCACCAAGCCATTCGGGTTGGGAGAGTTAGAAGTCAGAGTAGCAGCTATTTTGAGGCGTCAGCGGGTTGTAACTACCGCCGAACAGAAACGCCTAGTTTTTGAAAAGCTGATGATCGATCCGGTACGACGAGAGGTATCACTGAATAACCAACCAGTGCCCTTAACCGCTCTAGAGTTCGACTTGTTGCATTTTCTAGCCAGTCATCCTGGCCGAGTCTGGCGACGAGCAGAGCTGATTCAAGAGGTTTGGGACTATGAATATGTTGGCGACCAGCGAGTTGTAGATGTGCATATAGGTCAGATTCGCAAGAAAATTGAAGTTGATGCTAGCCAACCAGCATTAATTCAAACTGTACGTGGTGTGGGATATAAATTTGAGTGTCCTACTCACTCGCAGCAGTTGGAAACCAGTCATTGAAACATATAGTCTCTAGTCCAGAGTTTTTTTATTAACTCTCGACTTTTGACGTAAGTCAATGGGTTGCTGTTAAATTCAGTAAAAAATCATCTCAAACCCTTGTTTTTAAACAAACTTTGTCACAAGGGGATTTGAATGAAAAACATGGCGATGCCTGGGGGAATCGCTACCCTATGCTGCTACAAGCTGCTTCGCGTCTATGATAACCACCGACGGCTAGTTTGAATGCTCGTTCCTTGCTCAGGAATCGCGCAGAATTGGCAATCAAGAAACGTTCCTGCAAAGTGTTCCCTACCTCAAAGCTAGCTGTGCATCTACGCACAATTTGATGATTTATCTGGGGTTGTGAGTCGGCATTGTATTTTTATTTTTCAAAAAGGCAAAATAGCAAGAATACCACTTGTGTTTTTGTTATGATATTGCCCCAAATTGACGATCGCTTGCTATAACTACAATCCATCGATGGGGCACTGTATACCGCACTCATAAATTATGAGCCAGAATAGCACTACTTACTTGTACCAGCACTTTGGAGTGTCTGGTATTTTAGCTATTTCTGGCGAATCAGTGCAAAATATTTCTATTTAGCTGTGGTGGAACAAAGTTTCTAAATATACACGGGCAGCGCTGCGATCGCTATCTCCATTTTGGAGTAAAAATAGTGACAAAGCTGCTGTTAATACTCGGTTTTGATCCCAATCGGGATGTGTTTCTAAGTACTTTTTCAGTGATTCATCAAGTGTTTCGGGAATTTCTGTAAAAATGCTAACCGTTGCTTTCATGAGATTTTCCTTCTCTGAGGTCAATCAAGAGGGAGATATTGGTTGTAGTAAGACTGCCTGCTTGAAAATCTGCGCCAATAGTGGAATTGGGTATGGGGCAGCATTGGGAGAAATCTTCCCTAGTCACCAGTCCCCAGTCCCTAACTAATTGAACAGACTAAAAAAAAGGCAAGTCGCATCATTGTGCGGCAAGAGGGGGTGGGTTTGTCAATGCTGCGAAATGTTAAAAAGGCTTGTATAAAAAAATTTTTTCCACGCAATCATCAGCATTTTCAACTACTTTTTGTTACTGTTCTTAACATAAACTCGGTTTTTCCTGTCTCTTGCCTCTGTGAGTAAAAAATCCCCAGTAAAACGGCAAGAACCGATGACCTCGTAGAACATCTGTGGAAAACCTGTAAAATCCCTGTGGAAATCTTGTGGAATTAGTGAGGAAAATTGTAGTCAATGATAAGAATTACAAAAATATTATTCTCTGATGAAATTTTAATACTAGGAAAATTGTGCTAAAATGCCAATGATTATCATGGTGAAAACTTAGGCTAACAACAGCCAAAACCCTGATTTTATGTAAGGGCAATTCACCGTCAACACAAATCTGTGCCTATAAAGGCATAGCACAGGCAAGATGCCCGTGCTAGTCCCACAAGAATTGCGTGCCACTATTTAGCTAATACGCTCAACTTGAACTGTGGGAGATGTGCCAACACCATTACCTTGTGATTGTGCTGACTTTTCACGTCATGTGGAAAAGCTAACGCTAGACCTAACCCCCCAGCCCCCCTGACCCTAATCCCCATTAAATTAGGGCTTAGCCCTAATTTAATGGGGGCCCCGAGTTCCCTACGAGGGAAGGGGGAGAAATCAAAGCTTCTCTCCTTGTAGGGGAGAGGAATGGAAGCGGGGTTTTCCAGATACCGTGAAAAGTCAGGTGTTTGTGGAGTTTTGGGTGTACCGTGTAGTCTTGGATCAGGCTGCGGTGGGTTCGGTTCTGGGTCTAAAGGCTGGGGATTTGCAACATACTCAAATTCCCCTTTACCATCAATTGAACGGCCTTTTGCCCAACGACCTTCGCCGCTATCATCCAAAAAGATGACTAAGGGATGTTCTTTAGTGGTGAAGACTTGGATGAACTTCTGCAACAACAAATTGAAGCGATTTTGGGCAGCAATTCCCGAAAGTTCAGGTACAGGAGGCTGTTTACCGATGATGTACTCTAGTTCGGGGATCATTTCCACGAGTACCTGACCATTATATACATAAAAAATACTTAAAAAATAAGTAAATTGACTGAAGTCAGTTCATTCTCCAGCACAGTCAGTAAATTATGTCAAATAAAGCAAAAGCCAGAGGTTTAGCCTCTGGCGAAATATTATCAAACTAGATTGAGCGTGAGTAAAAAATTGCCTGTTATATCATGTCCGCTTAATCACTTACGTTAAGTCAACTGCGATCGCAACGAAGTGTAGCGTACTCTTCGGAAAACTCAAAGACTAGCAACCGCAAGGACTCTAGGATTGCTACCCTTCAGGAACGCCTACCCTACGGGAAGGGCTTCCGCCCAACGGCGAACGCTTCGCTCGCTGCGGACAATTGTTTAACCGGACATGATATTAATTTTCATCACGTCCGTGAACTTGGGCGGGGGGACTGGTTGCTTCAACTGCGGTGAATGATTCCAGAATTTTGTATGTGTGGTTCGCACCTTTTGGCACTACCCATGAACTCCCAGGTTCGAGCAAAATCATTTGCCCTTCGATGTGTAATTCTGCCCGACCATTAATTACATAACCAACTGTTTCATAGTCGCGCGAAGTTGGTTGTTTCTCTTCTGCTGGTTGCTCATTTTCCCAAAGACGCATAGAAAGAGATTTGCCGGATGCAAGATATTTCTGACCGAGTTTACCTTTGGGAGAATGGGTAGAGTCTATTTTTTTAACACTTGTATCACTCATAGTTACACCATTTTGGATTTTGGATTGTGGATTTTGGATTTTAGATTGTGAATCGCTTTATGGTTTGAGTACAACTTTGATGCAGTTATCTTTCTTGTGTTTAAAAATTTCGTAGCCGTTGGGTGCTTGTTCTAGCGGTAAGGTGTGGGTAATGACAAATGAGGGGTCGATGTCGCCGTTTTGAATGTGTTCTAGCAAAGGTTTTAAGTATTTATGGACGTGGGTTTGTCCCATTTTGAAGGTTAGCCCTTTATTCATGGCTGCACCCATCGGTATTTTGTCGAGAAAGCCGCCATAAACCCCTGCTAGCGATACGTGACCACCTTTACTACAAGACACAATAACTTGCCGTAATGCCGTGGGGCGGTCTGTTTCTAGACGCACTGCTTGCTTTACCTGGTCATAGAATGCCATTAAATCGGTGCCATGTGCCTCCATTCCCACCGCATCAATACAAGCGTCCGGGCCACGTCCGCCGGTCATTTCTTTGAGTGCTTCGCCGACATCGACTTGTTCATAGTTGAGAACTTCAGCCTTTCCGTATTCTTTAGCCATTTGTAGCCGTTCCGGAATACGGTCAAAGGCAATTACTCTTTCGGCACCCAGCATATAAGCGCTTCTGATGGCAAATTGTCCAACTGGGCCGCAACCCCAAACAGCGACTATATCACCAGGTTTGATGTGGCAGTTCTCTGCTGCCATATAACCTGTCGGAAAGATATCTGTTAAAAATAATACTTGTTCGTCCGTCAGTCCATCAGGGATTTTGAGTAAGCCTACATCGGCAAAAGGCACTCGTGCATACTCTGCTTGACCACCAGCATAGCCACCAAATAAATGAGAGTAACCAAATAGACCAGCGGGTGAATGACCCATTTGCAATTCTACTAACCAAGCATTGGGGTTAGAATTGTCACACAAAGACCATAAATCTCGATTGCAGAAAAAACAGTTACCGCAGGAGATGGTGAAAGGAACAACCACGCGATCGCCTACTTTCACATTTTTAACTGCACTCCCCAATTCTACGACTTCCCCCATGAATTCATGACCAAGGATATCGCCCTTTTGCATTGTGGGGATATAGCCGTCGTAAATATGCAAATCTGATCCGCAGATTGCTGTAGAAGTAATTTTAATAATAGCATCACGCGGGTTAATAATTTTGGGGTCTGGAACTGTTTCCACCCGCACATCGTTTGCTCCATGCCAGCAAACTGCTTTCATAATTATTTAGTCCTTAGTCTATGTTTCTTGGCTCATTTCTATCAAAATACATATCTTGATTTAGCCTAATTGAGAGACGCGATAATTATCGCGTCTCAGGAAATATTCAAAGCTTATTCAGCAACATATGAGTCAACTATTTAGACTCCATATTGGCTAAAAAACTAGGTTCGATCTCTCAATTGTTTGCTAGGAGGATTTTGGTAATAACCTTCTTTATCTTCATTGGTTCTGTTTTTTCCAGAATTAAAAAACTCTTTTGTAGCTCTAGGAGTTTCTTCATCTAAGTTGAGTTTTTCGCGAACATTATCAACCGCGCCTTTTAATTTATTCTCAGCATTTCTGATTTGGGTATCGTTTCTAACTTCGCCTCGGTCATCGGGTGTTCCTTTATAATAAATACCCTCTGGAGTTTTGACATCAGCTTGTGCTATGTTAACGAAGCTAAAACCTTGTCCCAATAGGAAAACAAATCCTACCAAGAAAACAACAATAATTTGGCGGAAACGAGAAATTAAGTGCTTCATAGATATCCTCTATTGATTGTTTTTGTGTGTACAAATCGAGATTGAATGACTATTTGCCACTCATGGTTTCAGAACAACTTTCACACAGTTGTCCTTTTTTTGTTGGAAAATGTGATAACCGTGAGGCGCTTCTTCAAGCGGTAATTCATGAGTCACCACAAAGCTTGGATCGAGCTTGTCTTCCAAGATTAGTTGGAGTAACAAATGCATATATTTCTGCCCATGCATTTGCCCCATTCTGAAGGTTAAGCCTTTGTTGAAAGCAGCACCCAAGGGTATTTTGTCTACAAAGCCACCGTAAACACCCATAATCGAAAGTGTGCCACCTTTACGACAGGCTACCATCATTTCTCGCAGTACGTGGGGACGGTCGGTTTCCAATCTCAGCTTTTGTTTTGTTTGGTCATAGAAGTCTTCTAAACCTACACCATGTGCTTCTAAGCCAACTGCATCAATGCAAGCATCAGGCCCGCGTCCACCAGTCATTTCTTTTAATGCTTCCCCTGTATTAACTTCTTCGTAGTTAATTACTTCTGCTTTGGCATATTTTTTAGCCATTGCTAAACGTTCAGGAAAACGGTCAATTGCAATTACTTTTTCGGCACCCATCATATAGGCGCTGATCATGGCAAATTGTCCGACGGCACCACAACCCCAAACAGCGACGGTATCACCTGGCTGAATATCGCATAATTCTGCACCCATATAGCCGGTGGGGATAGCGTCGGAGATGAATAATAGTTTATCGTCTGGTATTTCTGAGGGGACTTTGACAACACCAACATCAGCAAAGGGTACACGTATATATTCTGCTTGTGCGCCTGCATAGCCACCTAACAAGTGAGAGTAGCCGTAAATTGCTGAGGTAATATTGCCGTATAGTTTTTCTTGCATCCAACCTTTGGGGTTGGAATTATCACACAGCGACCACATATCACTCTGGCAATAATTGCATCGACCACAGCCAATTGTAGAAGGAACAACAACGCGATCGCCCACTTTTAAATTGTCGAGTCCTCTGCCAACTTCTACGACTTCTCCCATAAATTCGTGACCGATAATGTCACCTTGTTGCACTGTGGGAATATAACCACCGTAAATATGGAGGTCTGAACCGCAGATTGCTGTGGAAGTAATTTTAATAATCGCGTCACGGGGGTTAAGAATTTTGGGATCTGGTACTGTTTCTACCCGGACTTCGTTGGCACTTTGCCAGCAGACTGCTTTCATAGTTATTAGTTAATAGTCAATAGTCATTAGTCAGTTGTCAGTGGTTAGTAGCAAAAACTGACAACTGACAATTTATTATCTGCGTCCTGTGGGTTGACCTTCGGTTGTGGCGATTTCGCCGGCTTCCATTAACATTTTGAAGCGGCGTAAATCATCTCCTATTTGTTGTTCTGGTTCTTCACCGAAAATTTTAGCCACAGCAGCTGCTAATGCTCCTCCAGGGAGGTTATATTCTAATACAACTTTGACTTCGGTGCCGCGATCGCCTGGTGCTTTTTGAAACCGCACAAAACCGGAGTTATCAACGTCTGCACCTTCTACGGAAGCCCAAGAAATAAACTCGTTTTCCCGGTCTTCCAAAATGTCTGCATCCCATTCCACATTGTTACCCAGAGGTGCATTGGCAATCCAATGAGAACGTTTCTCGTTGTACACTTTCACAAATTTGAGATGCTTCATAAATGTAGGCAAATTCTCAAAGTTGTGCCAAAAACGGTACAATTCATCTGCTGGTTTATTGATTGTCACCGTTTTTTCAACTTTAATAGGTTTATTTATCCCCATTGCTTCTTGTGCTTGTTGAATTGTGCTTTGTTTGGTTGCACCTTGATAGAGCAAACCGCCACCAGCTAAAGCTGTCAGCACTCCTCGTAAAGAACCTTGTCTTAAACCCATTAGCACTAGGGCACCGCCACCTATTAGAGATGCCCAACGTTCAACTTCGCCGGCTTCACCCTGGCTACTATTCGCTTTATTTTCGGATGTGGAAGTCATACCATTTTGGATTTGGGATTTGGGATTTTAGATTGTCAAAGAAGTAATTCAAATTGGTATCACTTTTTTATCTGCCAATCTGAATCAATTCACCGCAGAGGTGCAAATGTTTTTTTCCCTCTGCGGTTTGTTCCAAACTTTAGATCGACGGTGCAGCCGCGCCTGTTGTGGGCTTGGGAGGCTGAACTCCAGCGCCTGGGAACGCCCGATATACCTGTGCCAACCGCTGTTCGGAGCGCAACAAATCGCGGTAAATTTCTTTGAAAATACTGGTGGCTACGGGGTCGGTGTACATGGCACACAAATTGCCAATATCGCCAATGCCGGTTTGCACATCCCCTAAAGCACTACGTACTTGAAAGATGTCATCGCTTCCTGTAAGGGCAGTTTTCACCTTGGCATATTGGCTGGCAATATTCGCTACTAAAGAGGGTTTTTCGCCGAGTTGCTGAAGATAATTCTCTAACTTTTGAATGTGGCCCTGTTTATTAGTAATGATTTCTTGAAACAGCGATCGCGCTTCTGTATTCGAT
Above is a window of Nostoc sp. UHCC 0702 DNA encoding:
- a CDS encoding CPP1-like family protein; protein product: MSDQNPYDKLGVSEDASFDEIQDARNRLLEQYSGDGKNIEVIEAAYDAILMDRLRMRQEGKIKVPERIRFPEARVQSPPKESPVPREQSPAWLQRILDQPTPTDVLLPGAWYLGLSAISVFYQAAGDQVLQLVLVVGVGISIYFLNRKEGRFGRAILLTLAGLITGLIIGGIFANWLLPQIQFASLSPNQFSTVLTFILLWLVNSFLR
- a CDS encoding response regulator transcription factor, whose protein sequence is MAPAKILVVDDDPAVRNLIQRFLIKQSYQVEAAEDGKTALAQFEQFNPDLVILDVNLPDVIGFNLCQEMQSRNGVFVLMLTSRADEADKIRGFSKGADDYLTKPFGLGELEVRVAAILRRQRVVTTAEQKRLVFEKLMIDPVRREVSLNNQPVPLTALEFDLLHFLASHPGRVWRRAELIQEVWDYEYVGDQRVVDVHIGQIRKKIEVDASQPALIQTVRGVGYKFECPTHSQQLETSH
- a CDS encoding DUF2811 domain-containing protein; translated protein: MKATVSIFTEIPETLDESLKKYLETHPDWDQNRVLTAALSLFLLQNGDSDRSAARVYLETLFHHS
- a CDS encoding cupin domain-containing protein, giving the protein MSDTSVKKIDSTHSPKGKLGQKYLASGKSLSMRLWENEQPAEEKQPTSRDYETVGYVINGRAELHIEGQMILLEPGSSWVVPKGANHTYKILESFTAVEATSPPAQVHGRDEN
- a CDS encoding glutathione-dependent formaldehyde dehydrogenase; its protein translation is MKAVCWHGANDVRVETVPDPKIINPRDAIIKITSTAICGSDLHIYDGYIPTMQKGDILGHEFMGEVVELGSAVKNVKVGDRVVVPFTISCGNCFFCNRDLWSLCDNSNPNAWLVELQMGHSPAGLFGYSHLFGGYAGGQAEYARVPFADVGLLKIPDGLTDEQVLFLTDIFPTGYMAAENCHIKPGDIVAVWGCGPVGQFAIRSAYMLGAERVIAFDRIPERLQMAKEYGKAEVLNYEQVDVGEALKEMTGGRGPDACIDAVGMEAHGTDLMAFYDQVKQAVRLETDRPTALRQVIVSCSKGGHVSLAGVYGGFLDKIPMGAAMNKGLTFKMGQTHVHKYLKPLLEHIQNGDIDPSFVITHTLPLEQAPNGYEIFKHKKDNCIKVVLKP
- a CDS encoding glutathione-dependent formaldehyde dehydrogenase; this encodes MKAVCWQSANEVRVETVPDPKILNPRDAIIKITSTAICGSDLHIYGGYIPTVQQGDIIGHEFMGEVVEVGRGLDNLKVGDRVVVPSTIGCGRCNYCQSDMWSLCDNSNPKGWMQEKLYGNITSAIYGYSHLLGGYAGAQAEYIRVPFADVGVVKVPSEIPDDKLLFISDAIPTGYMGAELCDIQPGDTVAVWGCGAVGQFAMISAYMMGAEKVIAIDRFPERLAMAKKYAKAEVINYEEVNTGEALKEMTGGRGPDACIDAVGLEAHGVGLEDFYDQTKQKLRLETDRPHVLREMMVACRKGGTLSIMGVYGGFVDKIPLGAAFNKGLTFRMGQMHGQKYMHLLLQLILEDKLDPSFVVTHELPLEEAPHGYHIFQQKKDNCVKVVLKP
- a CDS encoding cyclase encodes the protein MTSTSENKANSSQGEAGEVERWASLIGGGALVLMGLRQGSLRGVLTALAGGGLLYQGATKQSTIQQAQEAMGINKPIKVEKTVTINKPADELYRFWHNFENLPTFMKHLKFVKVYNEKRSHWIANAPLGNNVEWDADILEDRENEFISWASVEGADVDNSGFVRFQKAPGDRGTEVKVVLEYNLPGGALAAAVAKIFGEEPEQQIGDDLRRFKMLMEAGEIATTEGQPTGRR